The following coding sequences are from one Triticum aestivum cultivar Chinese Spring chromosome 5A, IWGSC CS RefSeq v2.1, whole genome shotgun sequence window:
- the LOC123105084 gene encoding 26S proteasome non-ATPase regulatory subunit 10 isoform X2, with product MAAAMEVDAGGEKPSEKELFLAAESGDASVFASLAPADLAAALSLRNEDGRSLVHVAASSGRPEAVAALVAAGGDAVASAVNGKDEEGWAPIHSVASSGNAQIIDILLGHGANVDLTTDAGRTALHYAASKGRLNIAETLIAHRANVNKKDKFGCTPLHRAASTGNAELCEYLLEEGADIDAVDKLGQSPLMHAVICEDRGVILMLFQMVGGLQLLCIFSCVAS from the exons ATGGCCGCGGCAATGGAGGTCGACGCCGGCGGAGAGAAGCCGTCGGAGAAGGAGCTCTTCCTCGCCGCGGAGTCCGGGGACGCCAGCGTCTTCGCCTCCCTCGCCCCCGCCGACCTCGCCGCAGCACTCTCCCTCCGCAACGAGGACGGCCGCTCCCTCGTCCACGTCGccgcctcctccggccgccccgag GCCGTCGCCGCGCTTGTGGCTGCGGGGGGCGACGCCGTGGCCAGCGCCGTGAACGGGAAGGACGAGGAAGGGTGGGCGCCGATTCACTCGGTGGCCAGCAGCGGCAACGCCCAGATCATCGACATCCTGCTCGGTCACG GTGCAAATGTTGATTTGACTACTGATGCTGGCCGAACTGCTCTTCACTATGCTGCTAGTAAAGGAAGGCTTAACATTGCTGAAACGCTGATAGCTCATCGTGCAAATGTCAACAAGAAAGATAAG TTTGGCTGCACACCCCTGCATAGAGCTGCGAGTACTGGAAATGCTGAGCTGTGTGAATACCTGCTTGAAGAAGGCGCAGATATTGATGCAGTTGACAAGCTAGGACAATCACCTCTAATGCATGCCGTCATATGTGAGGACAGAGGG GTTATATTGATGCTCTTTCAAATGGTTGGTGGCTTGCAGCTTCTGTGTATATTTTCATGTGTTGCATCGTAG
- the LOC123105083 gene encoding cyclic nucleotide-gated ion channel 2: MPPSLSSLRSLFARTLGLGSGAAEHSGDEESQPQAGGAGGPSSGRRPAPAGPPGECYACTQPGVPAFHSTTCDQVHSPGWDADAGSSLVPVQAQQLRAQPLPGAAAVAAARWLFGPVLDPRSKRVQRWNRWILLGRAAALAVDPLFFYALSIGRAGRPCMYMDAGLAAAVTALRTCADVAHLAHVLVQFRLAYVSRESLVVGCGKLVWDPRAIAAHYARSLKGLCFDLFVILPIPQIIFWLVIPKLIREEQVKVIMTILLLIFVLQFLPKVYHSIYIMRKMQKVTGYIFGTVWWGFGLNLFAYFIASHIAGGCWYVLAIQRVASCLQSECEINNNCNLMSLACSKEMCFHFPWSSDMTALACDTNLTSFSQQNVPACLSGNGAFAYGIYKGALPVISSNSLAVKILYPIFWGLMTLSTFGNDLEPTSNWLEVIFSIINVLSGLMLFTLLIGNIQVFLHAVLARKRKMQLRFRDMEWWMRRRQLPSRLRQRVRKYERERWAAITGDEEMEMIKDLPEGLRRDIKRYLCLELVKQVPLFHGMDELILDNICDRLRPLVFCGGEKVIREGDPVQRMVFILQGRLRSTQPLTKGVVAECVLGAGSFLGDELLSWCLRRPFVDRLPASSATFECVEAAQAFCLDAPDLRYITEHFRYKFANDKLKRTARYYSSNWRTWAAVNVQLAWRRYRARVMATAVLPPPPAGAAGPEDGDRRLRHYAAMFMSLRPHDHLE; this comes from the exons ATGCCTCCATCGCTCTCCTCCCTCCGCTCCCTCTTCGCGAGGACGCTGGGCCTGGGCTCGGGCGCCGCCGAGCACAGCGGGGATGAGGAGTCGCAGCCGCAGGCCGGAGGGGCTGGCGGGCCGTCGAGCGGcaggcggccggcgccggcggggcCTCCGGGGGAGTGTTACGCGTGCACGCAGCCGGGGGTGCCGGCGTTCCACTCCACGACGTGCGACCAGGTGCACTCGCCGGGCTGGGACGCCGACGCCGGCTCCTCGCTAGTGCCCGTGCAGGCGCAGCAGCTGCGGGCGCAGCCCCTCCCGGGGGCGGCCGCCGTCGCGGCCGCGCGGTGGCTGTTCGGGCCGGTGCTGGACCCGCGGAGCAAGCGCGTGCAGCGCTGGAACCGCTGGATCCTGCTGGGCCGCGCGGCGGCGCTGGCCGTGGACCCGCTCTTCTTCTACGCGCTCTCCATCGGCCGCGCGGGGCGGCCCTGCATGTACATGGACGCCGggctcgccgccgccgtcaccgcgcTGCGCACCTGCGCCGACGTGGCCCACCTCGCCCACGTCCTCGTCCAGTTCCGCCTCGCCTACGTCTCCCGCGAGTCGCTCGTCGTCGGCTGCGGCAAGCTGGTCTGGGACCCGCGCGCCATCGCCGCGCACTACGCCCGCTCCCTCAAGGGCCTCTGCTTCGACCTCTTCGTCATCCTCCCCATCCCCCAG ATCATCTTCTGGCTGGTTATACCAAAGTTAATCAGAGAAGAGCAAGTTAAAGTTATCATGACGATACTGCTGCTCATATTCGTATTGCAATTTCTCCCCAAGGTGTACCATAGTATATATATCATGAGGAAAATGCAGAAGGTGACAGGTTACATCTTTGGAACAGTATGGTGGGGATTTGGTCTGAATCTATTTGCCTATTTCATTGCCTCTCAT ATTGCAGGTGGGTGTTGGTACGTTCTCGCGATTCAGCGTGTTGCCTCCTGCCTACAATCGGAATGCGAGATAAACAACAACTGCAATTTGATGTCACTGGCTTGCTCCAAGGAGATGTGCTTTCACTTCCCTTGGTCATCAGACATGACTGCATTAGCATGCGATACGAACTTAACTTCTTTCAGCCAACAAAATGTGCCGGCCTGTCTAAGTGGCAATGGCGCCTTTGCTTATGGAATCTACAAGGGAGCCCTTCCTGTTATCTCGAGCAATTCACTTGCTGTCAAAATTCTCTATCCCATATTCTGGGGCCTCATGACCCTCAG TACTTTTGGCAATGATCTTGAGCCGACGAGCAACTGGCTTGAGGTGATATTCAGCATCATCAATGTACTCAGTGGGCTGATGCTCTTCACGCTGCTGATCGGAAACATACAG GTATTCTTGCACGCCGTGCTGGCGAGGAAGCGGAAGATGCAGCTGCGGTTCCGGGACATGGAGTGGTGGATGAGGCGGCGGCAGCTGCCGTCCCGGCTGCGGCAGCGGGTCCGGAAGTACGAGCGGGAGCGGTGGGCGGCCATCACCGGCGACGAGGAGATGGAGATGATCAAGGACCTGCCGGAGGGCCTCCGGCGGGACATCAAGCGGTACCTGTGCCTGGAGCTGGTGAAGCAGGTGCCCCTGTTCCACGGCATGGACGAGCTGATCCTGGACAACATCTGCGACCGGCTGCGGCCCCTGGTGTTCTGCGGCGGCGAGAAGGTGATCCGGGAGGGCGACCCGGTGCAGCGCATGGTGTTCATCCTGCAGGGGCGGCTGCGGAGCACGCAGCCGCTGACCAAGGGCGTGGTGGCGGAGTGCGTGCTGGGGGCGGGGAGCTTCCTGGGCGACGAGCTGCTGTCGTGGTGTCTGCGGCGGCCATTCGTGGACCGGCTGCCGGCGTCGTCCGCCACGTTCGAGTGCGTGGAGGCGGCGCAGGCCTTCTGCCTCGACGCGCCGGACCTGCGGTACATCACGGAGCACTTCCGGTACAAGTTCGCCAACGACAAGCTCAAGCGCACCGCGCGGTACTACTCGTCCAACTGGCGGACGTGGGCGGCCGTCAACGTGCAGCTCGCGTGGCGGCGGTACAGGGCGAGGGTGATGGCGACGGCggtgctcccgccgccgccggccggcgcGGCGGGGCCCGAGGACGGGGACCGCCGGCTGCGCCATTACGCGGCCATGTTCATGTCGCTCAGGCCGCACGACCACCTCGAGTAG
- the LOC123105084 gene encoding 26S proteasome non-ATPase regulatory subunit 10 isoform X1, which translates to MAAAMEVDAGGEKPSEKELFLAAESGDASVFASLAPADLAAALSLRNEDGRSLVHVAASSGRPEAVAALVAAGGDAVASAVNGKDEEGWAPIHSVASSGNAQIIDILLGHGANVDLTTDAGRTALHYAASKGRLNIAETLIAHRANVNKKDKFGCTPLHRAASTGNAELCEYLLEEGADIDAVDKLGQSPLMHAVICEDRGVALLLIRHGADVDIEDKEGYTVLGRASDSFRPALIDAAKAMLEG; encoded by the exons ATGGCCGCGGCAATGGAGGTCGACGCCGGCGGAGAGAAGCCGTCGGAGAAGGAGCTCTTCCTCGCCGCGGAGTCCGGGGACGCCAGCGTCTTCGCCTCCCTCGCCCCCGCCGACCTCGCCGCAGCACTCTCCCTCCGCAACGAGGACGGCCGCTCCCTCGTCCACGTCGccgcctcctccggccgccccgag GCCGTCGCCGCGCTTGTGGCTGCGGGGGGCGACGCCGTGGCCAGCGCCGTGAACGGGAAGGACGAGGAAGGGTGGGCGCCGATTCACTCGGTGGCCAGCAGCGGCAACGCCCAGATCATCGACATCCTGCTCGGTCACG GTGCAAATGTTGATTTGACTACTGATGCTGGCCGAACTGCTCTTCACTATGCTGCTAGTAAAGGAAGGCTTAACATTGCTGAAACGCTGATAGCTCATCGTGCAAATGTCAACAAGAAAGATAAG TTTGGCTGCACACCCCTGCATAGAGCTGCGAGTACTGGAAATGCTGAGCTGTGTGAATACCTGCTTGAAGAAGGCGCAGATATTGATGCAGTTGACAAGCTAGGACAATCACCTCTAATGCATGCCGTCATATGTGAGGACAGAGGG GTTGCCCTTCTGCTGATCAGACATGGTGCCGATGTTGACATTGAAGACAAGGAGGGCTACACTGTCCTTGGCCGAGCCTCTGATAGCTTCAGGCCTGCACTGATTGATGCAGCCAAGGCAATGCTCGAAGGCTGA